Proteins encoded by one window of Lactobacillus paragasseri:
- a CDS encoding YceD family protein has protein sequence MLNFSYSQIKNSRNPLTHVDEDVELSKDFFDRSKELLEDAKNVHVSGDFFYDEPFVTGNFTVEADVIAPSTRSLKPVKLHQEFNFTENYSEVEPTQEQLDEEDTIVTVKDDKIDLQKAVEDNLLLSLPSVILTPQEKSEGDFPEGEGWKVISQAAYQEEQSNKENPAFAKLKDLFKDEKNKE, from the coding sequence ATGTTAAATTTTTCATATTCACAAATTAAAAATAGCCGTAATCCCTTGACTCACGTTGATGAAGATGTCGAGTTAAGTAAAGATTTTTTTGATAGAAGTAAAGAATTACTTGAAGATGCCAAAAATGTGCATGTTAGTGGCGATTTCTTTTATGATGAACCCTTTGTAACTGGGAATTTCACTGTAGAAGCAGATGTAATTGCCCCATCTACTCGAAGTTTGAAGCCGGTAAAACTGCATCAAGAGTTTAATTTTACTGAAAATTATAGTGAAGTTGAGCCAACTCAAGAGCAGCTTGATGAAGAAGATACTATCGTAACTGTTAAGGATGATAAAATTGATCTTCAAAAAGCTGTAGAAGACAATTTATTATTAAGCTTACCATCAGTTATTCTAACGCCCCAAGAAAAAAGTGAAGGTGATTTCCCTGAAGGAGAGGGATGGAAGGTTATTTCTCAAGCGGCTTATCAAGAAGAACAATCAAATAAGGAAAATCCAGCCTTTGCTAAGCTTAAAGATTTATTCAAAGATGAAAAAAACAAGGAATAA
- a CDS encoding nicotinate-nucleotide adenylyltransferase — MQCVVKEKPQVKFEPATSSAQQIGIMGGTFNPVHLAHLVMAEQVRKQLHLDEIWFIPNNTPPHKQLAGNVSAKDRCAMLELATHDNPYFHVKLFEIMRGGTSYTVDTLRYLKKRAPRNQYYLIMGSDEVNDFENWREPETIALLSTLVGVRRPNYPQNPRFPMIWVDAPNLDISSSLIRKNVATGNSIRYLVPESVRLYIESRGLYRD; from the coding sequence ATGCAGTGCGTTGTAAAAGAAAAGCCACAAGTAAAATTTGAACCAGCTACAAGTTCTGCTCAGCAAATTGGAATTATGGGAGGAACTTTTAATCCAGTCCATCTTGCTCATTTAGTAATGGCAGAGCAAGTTAGAAAGCAACTTCACTTAGACGAAATATGGTTTATCCCCAATAATACTCCACCTCATAAACAATTAGCAGGTAATGTCAGTGCTAAAGACCGCTGTGCGATGCTTGAATTAGCTACGCATGATAATCCATATTTTCATGTTAAACTTTTTGAGATAATGCGGGGCGGTACTTCATATACAGTTGATACCTTGCGTTATTTGAAAAAAAGAGCACCACGTAATCAATATTATTTGATTATGGGGAGTGATGAAGTAAATGATTTTGAAAATTGGCGTGAACCTGAAACAATTGCCCTTTTGTCGACATTAGTAGGAGTTAGAAGACCAAACTATCCACAAAATCCGAGATTCCCTATGATTTGGGTAGATGCTCCAAATTTAGATATTTCGTCTTCTCTAATTCGTAAAAATGTAGCTACCGGTAATTCTATTCGGTATTTAGTGCCTGAAAGTGTTCGTTTATATATTGAATCAAGAGGCTTATATCGTGACTGA
- the rsfS gene encoding ribosome silencing factor, translating to MDSKKLLDLTVEAIDERHGEDTEAYDMQGISILADYYVVTTAGSNRKLHAIVNSIIDKIHEQGKEDYRIEGTRDSNWLLVDMGDVVVNVFTADARDFYGLEKLWSNGKKLELNLD from the coding sequence TTGGATAGCAAGAAATTATTAGATTTAACCGTAGAAGCAATTGATGAGAGACATGGTGAAGATACTGAAGCATATGATATGCAAGGAATTAGTATTTTAGCAGATTACTATGTTGTAACTACTGCAGGCTCAAATCGTAAACTTCATGCAATTGTTAATAGCATTATTGATAAAATTCATGAACAAGGAAAAGAAGATTACCGTATTGAAGGAACACGTGATTCTAACTGGCTTTTAGTAGATATGGGAGATGTAGTTGTAAATGTCTTCACTGCGGATGCTAGAGACTTTTATGGCTTGGAAAAGCTCTGGAGCAATGGTAAGAAGTTAGAATTAAACTTAGATTAA
- a CDS encoding nucleotidyltransferase translates to MSVIGIVAEYNPFHSGHEFLLNQARLVAENDPIIVIMSGNYVQRGQMAIMDKWQRAKAALNSGADLVFELPFSFAVQPADIFANGSIRMLSNLGVSELFFGVEDANLNFSYLGQKINQIPKNRMDFRDYTQTYATQYNEMVAREVGHEVNQPNMMLAVAYAVASEQLETPLHLHPVTRLGSGHDDPLLQDKIISSATAIRNYCLHHPNDLTELKKYLPKGELAALEKQKVYPNWNLLFNFLKYRIESASLEELRSIYQMSEGLEYKMKEEIHTAEDFTSFLRQIKSKRYTYARLRRLCLYTLLNVTEKEIQTSYQDVSTLLLGYNSRGRNYLKKIRKDVELPIISKVDKKNAASGTLGLQVRVDRLFEQIMGEDQNFGRRPIEVK, encoded by the coding sequence ATGAGTGTAATTGGCATTGTAGCCGAATATAATCCTTTTCATAGTGGACATGAATTTTTATTAAATCAAGCACGTTTAGTTGCCGAAAATGATCCAATAATTGTTATAATGTCAGGCAATTATGTTCAACGTGGACAAATGGCGATTATGGACAAGTGGCAAAGAGCCAAAGCAGCTTTAAATTCAGGTGCTGATTTGGTATTTGAACTACCTTTTTCTTTTGCAGTTCAACCAGCTGATATTTTTGCTAACGGTAGCATCAGGATGTTAAGCAATTTAGGAGTATCAGAATTATTTTTTGGAGTGGAAGATGCTAATTTAAATTTCTCTTATTTAGGACAAAAAATAAATCAAATTCCTAAAAATCGAATGGATTTTAGAGATTATACTCAAACTTATGCTACGCAATATAATGAAATGGTTGCTAGAGAAGTAGGTCATGAAGTAAACCAGCCTAACATGATGTTAGCTGTTGCTTATGCTGTAGCTAGTGAACAACTAGAAACTCCGCTTCATCTGCATCCCGTGACAAGACTAGGGAGTGGGCACGATGATCCACTTTTGCAAGACAAGATTATTTCTTCTGCTACTGCAATTAGAAACTATTGTTTACATCACCCAAATGATTTAACTGAATTGAAAAAGTATCTTCCTAAAGGAGAACTAGCAGCACTAGAAAAACAAAAAGTCTACCCCAATTGGAATCTTTTATTTAATTTTTTAAAGTATCGGATTGAAAGCGCCAGTTTAGAAGAATTACGCTCAATCTATCAAATGAGCGAGGGTTTAGAGTACAAAATGAAAGAAGAAATTCATACTGCGGAAGATTTTACTTCATTTTTACGCCAGATTAAGTCTAAACGCTATACTTATGCGCGCCTAAGAAGACTTTGTCTCTACACTCTTTTAAACGTAACCGAAAAGGAAATACAGACTTCATATCAAGATGTTTCAACGCTATTGCTTGGCTATAATAGTCGTGGAAGAAATTATCTTAAGAAAATTCGGAAAGATGTTGAACTCCCAATTATTTCTAAAGTCGATAAGAAAAATGCAGCGAGTGGAACTTTAGGTCTGCAAGTAAGAGTAGATCGACTTTTTGAACAAATTATGGGTGAAGATCAAAACTTTGGTCGAAGACCAATCGAGGTAAAATAA
- the yqeK gene encoding bis(5'-nucleosyl)-tetraphosphatase (symmetrical) YqeK, whose product MTEINFAKTYSPLTSAEIVAQEKSNMDEKRFKHCIGVSETSRKLAELNDYDPDKAALAGFIHDYAKQVPPERFIKVIKEQHFDQDLLNYNRAIWHGIVGAYFIEKELKITDPEILTAIRRHTTADVEMSTLDKIVFVADFIEPGRDFPGVEEARKVAFANLDDGVGFELAHTLDFLITNRKKIYPKTFAAYNKWAVKD is encoded by the coding sequence GTGACTGAAATTAATTTTGCAAAAACATATTCCCCGTTAACTTCTGCTGAAATTGTTGCTCAAGAAAAAAGCAACATGGATGAAAAAAGATTTAAGCATTGTATTGGTGTAAGTGAAACGAGCCGTAAGTTAGCTGAACTTAATGATTATGATCCGGATAAAGCAGCTTTAGCTGGATTTATTCATGATTATGCAAAGCAAGTACCTCCAGAACGATTTATTAAGGTAATTAAGGAACAACACTTTGATCAGGACTTACTTAACTATAATCGTGCTATTTGGCATGGCATTGTTGGGGCATATTTTATTGAGAAAGAGTTAAAGATAACTGATCCTGAAATTTTAACTGCAATTAGACGTCATACAACAGCAGATGTTGAAATGTCTACTTTGGATAAAATTGTTTTTGTGGCTGATTTTATTGAACCTGGACGTGATTTTCCTGGAGTAGAAGAAGCCAGAAAAGTAGCTTTTGCTAATTTAGATGATGGAGTAGGTTTTGAACTAGCTCATACGCTTGACTTTTTAATAACTAATAGAAAAAAGATATATCCTAAGACTTTTGCCGCATATAATAAATGGGCTGTGAAAGATTAG
- a CDS encoding response regulator transcription factor — protein sequence MSKILIIEDEKNLARFVELELRHEKYETQVEGNGRKGLDLALNEDFDAILLDLMLPDLNGLEIARRVRQEKNTPIIMMTARDSVIDRVSGLDHGADDYIVKPFAIEELLARLRAVLRRVQIEKRAMGDTMGVQKVVHFNDLTIETANRIVHRGDSTVDLTKREYNLLMTLIENKNNVVTREQLLNKIWGPESKIETNVVEVYVRYLRNKIDVPGRPSYIKTVRGTGYMVRTDENDEAREEAK from the coding sequence ATGAGTAAAATTCTGATTATTGAAGATGAAAAAAATCTTGCCCGTTTTGTAGAACTAGAATTAAGACATGAGAAATATGAAACTCAAGTTGAAGGAAATGGTCGAAAAGGATTAGATTTAGCATTAAACGAAGATTTTGATGCAATCTTACTTGATTTAATGTTGCCAGATCTTAATGGATTAGAAATTGCTCGTCGCGTTCGCCAAGAAAAAAATACTCCAATTATTATGATGACTGCAAGAGATTCAGTGATTGATCGAGTTTCTGGCTTAGATCATGGTGCTGATGACTATATTGTTAAGCCTTTTGCAATCGAAGAATTATTGGCTCGTTTACGTGCAGTCTTAAGAAGAGTACAAATTGAAAAGAGAGCTATGGGCGACACGATGGGGGTTCAAAAAGTTGTTCATTTTAATGATTTAACCATTGAAACAGCCAATAGAATCGTTCATCGCGGAGATAGTACAGTCGATCTGACTAAGCGTGAGTACAACTTGTTAATGACATTAATTGAAAACAAAAATAACGTTGTTACTAGAGAGCAACTCTTAAATAAGATTTGGGGACCTGAATCTAAAATTGAAACTAATGTTGTCGAAGTTTATGTACGTTATTTACGTAATAAGATCGATGTACCGGGCCGTCCTTCATACATCAAGACTGTTCGTGGTACCGGTTATATGGTAAGAACGGATGAAAATGATGAAGCACGTGAAGAAGCAAAATAA